A stretch of Balaenoptera ricei isolate mBalRic1 chromosome 9, mBalRic1.hap2, whole genome shotgun sequence DNA encodes these proteins:
- the NPVF gene encoding pro-FMRFamide-related neuropeptide VF has translation MEIISSKQFILLTLATSSLLTSNIFCSDESRIPNLHSKKNYDKYSEPRGDLRWEKERSLNFEELKDWGPKNVIKMSTPAVNKMPPSVANLPLRFGRTVEEERSTGAMANPPLRFGSNTEDSISRRVPNLPQRFGRTAIAKSVTKTLSDLLQQSMHSPSANGLLYSVTCQPQEIQNPDQKNLRRLGLKKIDDAELKQEK, from the exons atggaaattatttcatCAAAACAATTCATTTTACTGACTTTAGCCACTTCAAGCTTATTAACATCAAACATCTTCTGTTCAGATGAATCAAGGATCCCCAATCTTCACAGCAAAAAGAATTATGACAAATATTCTGAG CCTAGAGGAGATCTACgctgggaaaaagaaagaagtctcaATTTTGAAGAATTAAAAGATTGGGGTCCAAAAAACGTCATTAAGATGAGTACACCTGCAGTCAACAAAATGCCACCCTCAGTAGCCAACttgccactgagatttgggaggaccgtggaagaagaaagaagcacTGGGGCAATGGCCAACCCGCCTCTGAGATTTGGAAGCAATACAGAGGACAGCATCTCGAGACGTGTTCCTAACCTGCCCCAAAGGTTTGGGAGAACAGCAATAGCCAAAAGTGTCACCAAGACACTGAGTGATTTGCTCCAACAATCCATGCATTCACCATCTGCCAATGGGTTACTTTACTCCGTGACCTGCCAGCCCCAAGAAATCCAGAATCCTGATCAAAAGAACCTAAG gagactgggattgaaGAAAATAGATGATGCAGaattgaaacaagaaaaataa